In the Rhododendron vialii isolate Sample 1 chromosome 2a, ASM3025357v1 genome, GAGATTGGAGAATATATGCTTCTtataaaagaagagaaaatgcaTGGAACAAAATTGGTTCCATAAAGTCCTTCGTGTAGGAAGATATACAATTGGGAGAGACAGAGAATCATCTCCTACTCCTACACCTTTGTCCTGACGATCGAGGGCTAAACTTTGGCCATTACCAATTAAATTGTAATTATccttcattaattttttaaaaattgtttaacATTAATCGTGTCAGAAACCACGTCAATCGAATATCTAATGATATATCAAGCACAATATAAATATATCAAGCAAAATAAAAGGAGGGAAATAGATTAGGCGGGGGCTGCGAGGAAAATTGTTagtatcttctttttctttctttttagctGAATTAGTTTAGTGGagtatcttctttttcttcccgGCCGGCCCCTATTAATTTGGAATTGAAGGAGTTTCACCATTCTTGTCCTAATAATGTCTTGTAGGAATTGCTCATTTGCTTGCCAACCGATCACCCCCCAccttttagagcatctccaacccaatatCCTCGATtgctctatttgagaggattgaattaataattttcaattaaaaagtgAATATAGAGAAGTTTACTTTTCATACGAACTCAAATCACATACCTCTATATCTCTAACTATATTCATCTgtatttcaaaaactttttcaatttttctccaatcattattcacTCTCAATGCAAATCTAACACTTTATACATTTTACattcaaaaagtgattttgaaagatcctctatttctttttctcataCTCTATATATGGAGTATCAAATTTTGTCCTACAAAATAGAGGAAGAAATTGCGGATGGATTGGAATAAGAATTTTCTCTAAAATAGAGAAATAGAGGAAGAAATGAAgaatgggttggagatgctctcataAAAAGAGGTATTTACTATGCAACAGATCTCAACATTCCTTTTACAAGTTTTTGGTTCCCTTTCAGAGATTATACAGTCAGTGCCCCAAGTGATGCCCAAACCTCTTTTCCCTTATACTTTGGAGtataatactactactactactagtatgttttggatttttatgCTTGTTTTTAATGAAATAGAGTGGTTGAACACTTAATTAGGAGTAAGTTTTTCATTGTCAGACACTCGGGGAATCcgaatttcaaaatattgaaCTACAtaacaatttttgttttgtcactCAATATATTTCTAATCCCCTATTCCCTCCTATGgatcgacaaaaaaaataaataataaatttttaatcCTGCTAAGCAGCATATAAGTGGAGCAAGTCTAAAGAGTATCAACCACCATATCAAACACTCGTGCTTTTGGCGAGAATCGAACTCTAACCTTCCATATAAAAAAGGGGAATTTGCACTTACACCTTCTGTACTATCACAGATTTGTACATGAACCCATTGTACTCCAAATCACCAATTTTTACATGCACCccttgtactccaaatttaaaCACTTATACCCTCTATACGTACAAATTTAAGGGGGTGTAAGTATAAATTTTCCTTCTTCCACTTCAAAGTACAAGGGTGTCGGTGCTTAAAAATGAAGTACAATGGGTATATATTCAAATCGGTGATTAAACTACAAGCTCGTTGGCAAAATAACAGTTgggaaattgaaaaataatatatacaacttttggccttttctttctttaaaaaacaTGAGAGTATACTTTCAGTTTCAAAAACAAGTTTCATATTGTGTTGTTTCAGAGAGCAACGTGAGCATCACCAACGgattctctgtctctctctctctctccctctctctctctccaagcacTCGGAATCTCTTTCTGAAACGTCTCTCTCTTAAATCTCACTTCATAGCTCATACACTAgttcttttgctttctttccagcgtactttctctctctaaacagcCATGGTTTTCGCCACAGAAGCACCTCTTGCAgttcatgtgtgtgtgtgtgtgtgtgtgtgtgtgtgtgtgtgagagagagagagagagagagagagagagagagagagagaaacaggggATCTGAGTTATGCTGATTAAAACGAGTCACTTCCCTTTCCTCTGAATTCAGGTGAACCCACTATTCTCCCAACattcaactctcttcctttccgcttcacccttctctctctaatttaACCCTCTCCATTTCCCACcgtttcaaattcaaaatcctcCTTCCCATTCTctaagaggaaaagaaaaaaaaaacaaatgaacttCTAGGGTTACAAGTTATGTGATTCGCTCAGAAATTCAAACTGATTGTCCACCTGGTCTTTTCAGTCTCTCTTGTGTTCTGTAATTTGCTCGAATGAGTTTCGACTTATATAGTATGTGATAATGCTACTTTCTGAGATGTAGTATTTGAATTTTGGCGCTTTCAAGTCATGGCTTGTTAGTTATCTTCTGGAATTTTCAAGTATATGCTTTGGTCTTACTTTACTATTGGGTCTTTGCCTTCGAGTTTCATGTTATAAAGTGTGGAGCCTAGAGATATAATGTGCACATTTATTGCCGATACAACTCCGATGAATCTCTTGTACTCTTCTTCTTCGGTATCGTGTGATGTAGCCCCAATTGGATGAACCGCGTAATTCATGTATTCTTGCGTGTTTTTGCTTTCGATTGCTTTGTTTTTCGGCATTCGTATCTTCTAGATCCTCTATTATTTTTGGTTCCATAAATTTGTAGCGTGACCTAAGATTTGGCTTCAGGTCTGTAGTACGGGGATTTTGTGGAAGTTTTTATTGCACTTGAGGTAGTTGGTGAATGTGAGAACTTGTGTTTTGTTAATGATTGGTTATTGGGGATTTTGGATAACTTAGATTTGGgcattcatatatatataacaccACTATAGGGATATCACTTTTGGGTCCTCATGGGTTATTTGTCCTTTTAATTCTCTGATGGAGAACATTTAATATGCAAAAGTGTCTTCTATCGGACTGTTTATGTTCTGATCGTGACCAGGGCTGTTTGTGACCAGATGCTAAAAAATGCAGACGGTGCTACTAGAGATCATCAATCTAACCATATTCATCTGGCCAGTTGTATTCATTTGAAGAACCATATGCATTATTGTAGCCCTGGATTGGCTGATAGGTCGCTCATGAGGGACCTTATTTGCCTTCAGAGGTCGCGATCTGTAAGGGATCCTTCTACAACTCCGGCCTCATGGCATTCTCTTTCCTTTGTGGATCTTCTTTCTAAAAGATTTGAGAAGGATGGAATGGTGGGTAACGGAAGACGGTCTGCCGGCATTGAAAGGGAGGGTAGAGGGTTGCCAGTGACCTCGCCACATTTAGATAGTGTACAGAGAGCAGAAGTTGCTTTTGGGAAGGTAAGAGGGCGAAATGATGGGACAACTGGTGTGAGCAATCGTAGTTGCAAGAGTGGCTTTCGAGAACACAGAAGAGATGAAAGGGGTAAAGGCAGCAATGGCAAGTCTCCCCGAGATGAAAATGGTTTGTTCATGGCCTTGCTTCTGGGAACTCTAAAcaaaatgataagaaaatgGTACAAAAGGGGAGGCATGAAGAAAGTAGTCACCTCAAGACTGTCTCTGAGCAGTTGAAAGAGGCCCACATGGATAGTGACGATGTAGCAACATCTTATCTCCATAGGCATGGAAAGCACTGCAAAAATGAGCAAATGGGTGAGGAACCAGTAGCCAACATGCGGAGCTACCGTGGTGGATTGAAGAGGGGGAAAAGGTGCAAGAGAAGAACTCGAACTATTAAAGCGTCAAGAGATGCTGGGGGTAAAAACAGATTGTCTGTGGCCTCTGATGCTTTTGTTCAAAGTTCAGCTTGTTTTAAGTACCAAAtggaggagggagaagaggagtATGACGAGGAAAATGTCGTGAGGGCTCCTAGAAATGGTTATGGGATTCCTTGGAACTGGTCAAGAATTCATCAGAGGGGGAAATCGATCCTCGACATGGCTGGGAGGAGTTTGTCTTGTGGTTTGTCTGACTCAAAATCAAAGAAAGGTGGTCCAGTTCTGAGAGATGATTCTGATATAAATGAGATGTCTGATCTCTCAAACTCGTCTACTAAATCTAATGCAGAAGCACGTCCTCTACTAGTGGAGGCATCTGGATCTCTGGAAAGCATGGATAATACTGCTTGGgtacatgactattctggagaGTTAGGTATTTATGCTAATAATATATTAAGTCCTGATATTGATGCTGACCTTGATTCAGAATCTAGATCTGGGAATCAACACAAGTTTAGAAGGCATCACAATGGTAGGCTCCGGAATCTAAGTCAAAAATACATGCCGAGAACCTTTAGAGATCTAGTGGGACAGAATTTGGTAGCACAAGTGCTTTCAAATGCTGTTTCTAGAAGGAAGGTTGGGCTTATGTATGCATTCTATGGACCTCCTGGTACAGGGAAAACCTCTTGTGCATGTATATTTGCAAAAGCTATAAATTGCCAGTCATTGGAATCAGAGAAACCTTGTGGTTCTTGCAATTCTTGCATTGCATATGATCTGGGTAAGAGCCAAAATATGAGGGAATTAGGTCAAGTTAGTAGTTTTGAGAGCGTTATTGATCTACTTAACAATATGATTGTTTCCCATCTGCCATCACAGCACAGAGTCCTTATTTTTGATGATTGTGACGCTCTCTCTCCTGATTGCTGGAGTGCCATGTCAAAGTTCATTGATCGAGCACCTAGGCATGTGGTTTTTGTTCTTGTCTGTTCAAGTCTTGATGTTTTGCCTCATACAATCATATCCAGGTGCCATAAATTCTTTTTTCCAAAGTTGAAGGATGCAGATATTGTCCATGCTCTGCAGTTGATTGAAACAAGAGAAGGTCTTGATATTGATAAGGATGCGATAAAACTTATTGCATCTAGATCAGATGGATCTTTGAGGGATGCTAAAATGACTCTTGAGCAATTGAGTTTGCTTGGGCGGAGGATCTCTGTTCagttggttcaggaattggTAAGTTCTTGCATGTACCTAAGTGTACAAttttgtttactaaactcaGGTGTCTTACAAAAGTGAAGTATTTACAAATTTTCTTAGATGCTATTGAACTTGCATGTTGTATTGGACTTAGATAGTGATATATGCCAATTCTGTATTTGAGTTTCCAAAAGAAATCCATACTGCTTGTTTGTTCGTAGATCCTAGAAGTTTCAGATCTTCTTACTGCCTTAAATTGCAATCTAGTACATAGTTTCATTTCTGTGTAATGTTCCATTGTAAACTAAATGCTAAGTTTAGGCATGCAGCAAATGGTTTCCTATCTTTGCTGCTATTGCTACAGGCATGCATAGGGTTACATCGCGTTACATTGCAATTTGCTACAATAACTCTTTACACGATTTAATGAATAGGATCTTATATGCTACTTTTTATGTGCCTGGTTCTTTGTGACTACTGACTAGTGTCTTGAATACTCTCCATGTGCAAAAGAACTATGTTATATGTAGGAGGGTGTTTGCTGCAACTTAAGCGCCGGTTCGTAtgacttttttcttgtttcagaTGCTTGCATATCTATTTGGCACAACTTCTGCTTTTTCTTGCGGGCCGAAAACTTTGATTTTTAAGAAGcttcattttgattattttggcTTCTTTTTAATATGATTTATTGTCATAAGTTTGGCTATTTTTCTAATTGCATTGAGTACCCGTGTTGGATAATGGACTTATTTAATAGGTTGATTCtagatctttttcttttgacttttcaaagacAACTAATATTTTTGGACATTCCGAAAATAGAATAGTAGTCTAACATCTGAGGCAGATGCAGTTTATATTTTGCCCTTCACTAATAAACAACAACTAAATAGATTACCTTATAAAATGAAAGAAGCATACTCGGAAAACAAAAAGTTTCACCTTGCGTCCCCAATTACTTAAACATGGGGCTTAGGTGAATATCTACTTAAACATGCGATTCGGTAACTATAGTATTAGACATACACCCATACGAatttccgaagtaccaaaaaaaaatacccataCCACACAGTTGTACATGTTCATGCAACAAAGGTGAAACAcctgtaaatttcttttacagtGCATGATAAACCATCTTCTATCTGCAATTTATTGTGTGTTTTTTGCAGGTTGGACTAATCTCTGATGAGAAGTTGATAGAATTACTCGATTTGGCATTATCTGCTGACACAGTTAACACTGTGAAAAATCTGAGACAGATCATAGAATCTGGTGTTGAGCCATTAGCTTTAATGTCGCAACTTGCTACGCTAATCACCGATATTTTGGCTGGTAGTTTTGATttgctgaaagaaaggtctagAAGGAAGTTCTTTCGAAGACAAGCTTGTAAGTCCAAGATGATTTGTCCAGcacattttgatgatccaatGTCATAGTTCTTTGATTTGTATTCTAACAGAATCACTTTGGGAATTGAGTTGGAGCCATTGTACTGTTGCTAGTAGCCTATATACATCTTAAGATACAAGTGCTGCAGATATTAGTAATCATACTGGGTTTCCAAGTCGTAGTATCAGGATATATATTGGTAGTATGGGATATAGAATCGGTATGATTGATACAGCTATATATTGGCCGATACTGGACAGCATTAGCTCGTATATAGTCAGAGATTCAAAATCCCATTATgcagatatttttaaaaaaatcccaTTATGTGGTGGATATTTCATAGAATCCTCAATCATTCTCTATTTTGAGCCAATCTGAAGCAGCGATCTGTGCTAATGATTGTTTTAGTAGCTTTTACAATCTTGCCCTCAATATTACTTCAAAAGTTGAAATTAGTTACCTGATTCCTGCACAGTATAATTTCTTTATGTTTCGATTGCTTTCCAACTGATAGAAAGAACTTGTTGGTTTCAGTATCAAAAGAACATAAGGAAAGGCTGCGCCAAGCTCTGAAAACATTATCGGAAGCGGAAAAACAGCTTAGACTTTCGAATGACAGACTAACATGGCTAACAGCTGCATTGCTCCAACTTGCTCCTGACCAACAGTATATGTTTCCCAGTTCGTCTACAAACACTAGTTTTAATGATAGTCCGTTGGTCCAAAGTAAGGCTAGCGCAAGAGAGAGACCTTGGAAGAGTAATGTTGAGCACCCTGAGATTCCTAATAATGATAGAGCATTGTCAACACATATTGCCAGAATGGAAGACATTCAAGCTGAATGTTGTAGTGATGCTTATCATAATGCTAAGATTAGAGGTAATACGACAGATTGCAGGAGAATTGCAAAATCTGTAATAATTCCTCAACAAACATTCTCGCTCTCTGCTGATTCGAATGAAATAAGTGGCAGACCTGTATCCAATAGAGTATGTAATGAAGTTGAAGAAATTTGGCTGGAGGTGCTTGAAAATATTCAAATTCATAGTGTAAAAGAGTTCATGTACCAAGAAGGAAAGCTGATTTCTGTCAGTTTTGGTGCAGGTAATTCCTACTGTCCATGTCTAATGTACACTACGTTCTACCTGATGTGATTGTAGACGATTTtaatattttctctttgttttttcattCAATGTACATGCCATGTTAGTTATATTTGGACTTTGTTTGCATGTGGAAGGCTTAAGAAGCTCCGGGTGCAATTTATCTTTGGTTTGTGAGTATGGGAAAATTTATTTGTAGCTTCAATTTCAGAAATGATTCGTTGAGTTTTGTTGGTGTTGGTGCATACTCCCAGCTTTGACACATGGCATTGCCTCATCATCATCACATCACCATCTCCTGGGACATATCTTCAAGGGGTCATTGAGCATCAAATCCATGAGAGACCACCATGAATTGAATTCGCCGAAGGTTAAGAATCCACGAAGACAATCACCAAAATTTAAATATCATGTTGAATGACTCAGATTGAACGAACATAGCATCTGCTTTTGATTTTTATGCTTGCTTTGGTCTTCCCTAGGTTTGTACTATAATGGAAATATCCCAGGAACACTTGAGATCAATTTACATGCTTCCCAGTACTGGTATCATGTGTTCATACAACTTAAAAGGGTTAGATCGGGGAAAGACATTTGAACGAGTGGGGGCAGTAAAAGCACCATTCCCATGGAGACCATACAAAAACTCCTTTCACTTTGTTCGGCCAAATGCACAGCATAATCATCTTGAGAAACAACTggtagttttgttttcaaatctTGTCTTTGACATACAAAATGGAGGCTAGTCAAACCAAGATTAATTCGTTTCGATTGAGGTGCATTGTGATTGAGGCACCATAAGACCACCAAATTTCAACTCCAAAGATTATCAGTAGCCCTTGGACAGACCTACAGAGCTTAGGGATACTGCATACGACCTTTGTGGACAGAGCTTTTTGCCAACGCGAATAACAATAATTTCCATTGTCATGCTTCAACACAGTTGCACTTGTGATTTCGAACTATTTTCCTATCTTGTGTACCATGACATGTGTGCCTTGCTAAATTGAAGCTTGTACCATATGACTTACATAGCTTGCTGAACTGAAGCCCAAATCTTGTTCGGTTTTCCTAGTTTGACTTCACAAGGCCTTCAAAAGTACCTATGACATTGATAGACAGCTAAAGTCAAATGTGTTTTGTCTTCGGGGTTGCGAAACCTATTTAGACTAATATGCCCTTATTATTACATTAGGAAGGGAGAATGGCCAGATTTACTAGCGTATGCTGGAAATGTATGATAAATTGTCTTTTTGATGCAGGAAAGTGTTGAGAAATGTAGGAATCGCTTCTTAGAATAGGAAGTGTGGAAGGTTAGGGTTAAGTTATGGAGTTAAGGTTCTTGACGTGCAGGAAAATTTCTGGTGTTCGGAGGTGATTAGATGTGagattttgtataatttttaaaagttgTAGGTTGCAGGATTTCTGGTGTGAATTTCAGGATTTTCTGGACAGCTATTTCATGTTTCTATATTAGTGGCCAAAGGTTAACAAAGTAGGGGACAGATTAATTTTTGGGGTTAAGGGAGGCACTTGTTCCTACTTTTTTGAAGAATTACTCAAGAATTATAACCAGATACGCTTACTTGCgtaaagaagaacaagaagaagaaggtgttTTTTGAACTTCCCAAGGGTTAAGCAATCTACACGAACACATTGTCAATTTCTCATAACTCAAGTTTAATGAATAAGTGACGTTTATGTTTGTAGTGTTTATCATCAAGAAGACTTTCATGAGAATATTTATCACGTTACTTAAGATGGAGTGTAGGACCAGAGTAAAGTCCTTAATGTGTAAAGGTAGTTGATATAGTCCATGACGGAAGTGATGCAGCAGTTACTTTTGTAGTTGAAAATAATGCTGGATCAGTCAATTCAATcaaaactaagtttttggagTTGAAATAAGGAGTTTATGCTATCTCTTTAGAGTCAGTAAAAGCTTAAATTTACTTCACACGTATCCTTCCAAGAACTCATACCACTTTCAAGTGAATACAAGTTGCCATAATTCACCATTTTATTCGATCTGTACTATTTTCCTGTTGTTGGAATAGTCCACATCCACTTGTTTGCTATTTATATATACTGCAAAAGAACAGAAAGGCCTTATTGCAGGTATGACAGTAAAATAGACTTGGCACCTTGCTGCAGCTTATCTTTTGTTGTTTCCTTTGACATGGTATAAATGATTACTATGTGTCTATATTGGGAGTCTATGAATGGCCTAGAACCAGAAACAAGTAGAAAGATATTTATGCCGTTCACAATTTTCTTACTcatttttagaaattttggCCACCAGTTAGTTATAGGTGTATATTTACGGTTTTGTTGTATCTTGCTGGTTGTAAACCTGGTTTGGAATGTCATGATGCAGGCATCAAGTGACTACAATATGGATagctttgtttctttttccttcaataTTTTGTAAGTCATAGTCTGGTCCGtctaataaattaatttttcttgcaGCCCCAACTGCCCGGTTGACGTTTAGTTCACACCTGACAAAATCAAAGGCAGAGAAGTATACAACACACATACTACAAGCATTTGAGTCTGTTCTCGGGTCCCCTGTGACAATTGAAATCAAATGTGAATCAAAGAAAGTTGCAAGGAATGAAATTGCTGAAATAGCTTTCCATGGGGGAGTACGAGGCAATGAGCATAAAGATAGCAACACACAATATGATAGAAGAAGTTTGGAAGGAGCTTGGATGGGAGACGCAGAAGCTTCACATAAGAAATCCTATATTGCTTTGTTTCAAGAAAGGAGACAGTTCGGTCAAATGAATGAGAGTCAGAGCCTTGTGAGAAGCAAGGTTTCCCTTGGACATGAAAGTCAGGATGCACAAGGATGCGCACACCAAAATGGATGGTTAGCATCCAATTCAGTTTCAATCGCTGAAGAGCTTGAACAAGATAATCTGTACGTATTCTAATTCTTTAGGCTTCACGGGTATGCACAGAAGTAGATTATTGACCAGCAAGAATaaaaccttttatttttgtAGGAAATCAAAATTGCAAAGATGCTATTGCTTTGAAGTGATAGAGCCATCCATGTGATGTTCTAGTGCACTTGTGGGCCAGTTTCCTATCAATTCGTCTATTAGACTCAATACAAGGGTGATCAAGTTCCATACTTATCTAGCATAGGTGCTAAAATGtgaataaataataaaaatgaagtgtcttaccttttcttttcacgTTTGGAGTCGTATACAGTTGAGTTGAatactttttttgtgtgtgtgttggatCAGTTGTTGAGTTGCATAGTTGCTTGTTACCACAAAAGagtgtctttttgaaaaaatgctgAGTCTTTCCAAAAAGTACTGGTTCGAGCTGACAAAACTAGATGTGCTATAATTTGTTATATTGTGTTTCATGGAGGGCATATAGTCATGAAGCAACTTGTGTTCTCAATTTGTAGGACAGGTGAAATAGTATTTGATGTGGATCACATTCATGAGCTGGGACATGTCTCTGACATCACATTGTTTCGACAGGAAACTAGAAGCTAGATCAAGAAGATTGCTTTGTTGGAATGCATCTAGAGCAACTCGTCGAAAGGTAATTTGTGATGAATATGCAAAGTCTAGCAAGTCCACTGTCTTTGAACTGTAGCTTCTTTCCATGTATAATAAGCTGCGGGTCCTATAATTAGCCGTTTAGAATAGTAGGGAGCATCAGTGTCTATGAGCCTTTATTTAGCTGGCATAGAAGTCTCATGGGagctatgaagcactgacactCCTAGAGGCCGGcatgtccccgtgtccgacacgGGAGCACGTGGGAGATACGACAAAAAATACATATGGGACATGCCACATGGCTTGtccaataaatttaattaattaatttttttatggggGACACGGGAGAGACACATATGGGGACACGACATGGgttaaatatgcaattttttttaactttctgggggtatatgatgtatatatgataattttatatatataatgaagCTTCATGCTTATACATCTCTTCCCCGGTATAAAAgatgtattatttatttatttatttttgccgtgTCCCCTTGCCGTGCttgtgttttcattttttaagaaatcccGTGCCCTGTTTCCATGTCCGTAATTgtatccgtgctacataggaTGGGAGTGGTGGATCAAGCAGGTTTGAGCAGGTAAAAGAATCATAGATTTAATCAGTATATAACCAGTTGAAGCAAAAGCTAAGTAATATACAACCATCATAGTACAACTTATGCATTTTCTATGTAGTAAATTTAGTTTATTATATGACCCTTGAAAAAGCAGAAtaggaaaaaattattcatgcAGCGAACCCTAATTTGTGGATAATGGTGAATGATACCCATTTAACACGCCCTTTTGCTACAGCTAGCACTTGTTCTGCATGTATCATATTATTTCCAGCTACGTATCATATATGTTCCATTTATCTGTCCCTTACATATCCGTTCCATTTATGTGTCGCTTCTGCAAATTATATCTGAAACGAGGTCAAAGAGTCCTCTTCGTCACTAATCATGGTCTGAAAGTGATCCAAAAGGTGGTTGTAAGAGGGATTCCATTACTGCAATAGGTTTCTTAGATCTTTGATCATTTAGCTTATCATACAAGTTCGGTGAATAGGTAGTCATGTGAATTGGTACTTTCATTCAAACATCTTGTAGATTTGAGTTGTGAGTTGTTAACCTTGTGCAGCTTTCTCGTTCGAAGATTAGGACCAGGAAATCCCAAGCTTTGCTGAGATTTGTCTCCTGTGGAAATTGTCTTTCAAATAAGTCGCTGACGTAGTACAACAAATCATACATGATGATCCCGAAGGCTTCGGTGAATTTATTCATATCCTACTAATTGGATGGTTAATCCTGATTAATTAATAAAGAATAGATTAGGTCTAAAAGAAATGGGATAGTGTAGCCTATATTATGAAATCTCAGTTGTTTTCTGTCAATCATTTGTTATGCAGTGTAAGCTCATATTCTTTGCAAAGCAATTGCATGCTCCTTAGAGTAGTGTTAAGTATGAAGTATATTTGGGCGGGGGACATTGTTTGAGCCCTTATTGACTAATATGTCCTTGTGGCATTGCTAGAGATGAGACTTAAGAGTATGCAAAAAAAGATTGCTTGATGTTTATAGATGAGTTGAGGCTTCCTAAAATCTCTTTGTACCCTATGAGTGGATTTCTCCTGCCTTTAACCTTTACCTTTGCTCTCTTGATAACAATTTAGCAATTTATAAGCTACCCCACTTCTAAATGCAAAAAATGTTGGTTTAATTACACATCAACCATTTGGCTTCTGACTGAATCTCTTGCTATGAATCTGCGGCATGACACTTGAACAcctaaaatttgaaaactagGAAGACATGGCATGCATGGGGACACACTATGATTTACTggattttttgtaaattattttgaaaacacaaaaattaacactaGTTATAGTAATAAAAACACTAAATCGTATATATGCCTTCATATATTTCATCGTTCAAAATTGTTATTAGTATAAACATTACTCATATAAAGGTTTACGTAAATTACAAAAGCCACCCCTGAAGTTGCTTATAAATATGATAACATCCTGACCTATTAGAAAATATAgattcccccttttttttaatcagcaaagaGAGGTTTCTATACCATTAAAAAATGATAGTACAAAATAGAAGCCCTTTAGTGATACACCAAGGAACATTATGTACAAACGGTAGTATCTCAACTATTACTACACATTACCtcacct is a window encoding:
- the LOC131317354 gene encoding protein STICHEL-like 3 produces the protein MLKNADGATRDHQSNHIHLASCIHLKNHMHYCSPGLADRSLMRDLICLQRSRSVRDPSTTPASWHSLSFVDLLSKRFEKDGMVGNGRRSAGIEREGRGLPVTSPHLDSVQRAEVAFGKVRGRNDGTTGVSNRSCKSGFREHRRDERGKGSNGKSPRDENGLFMALLLGTLNKM
- the LOC131316531 gene encoding protein STICHEL-like 3 yields the protein MVQKGRHEESSHLKTVSEQLKEAHMDSDDVATSYLHRHGKHCKNEQMGEEPVANMRSYRGGLKRGKRCKRRTRTIKASRDAGGKNRLSVASDAFVQSSACFKYQMEEGEEEYDEENVVRAPRNGYGIPWNWSRIHQRGKSILDMAGRSLSCGLSDSKSKKGGPVLRDDSDINEMSDLSNSSTKSNAEARPLLVEASGSLESMDNTAWVHDYSGELGIYANNILSPDIDADLDSESRSGNQHKFRRHHNGRLRNLSQKYMPRTFRDLVGQNLVAQVLSNAVSRRKVGLMYAFYGPPGTGKTSCACIFAKAINCQSLESEKPCGSCNSCIAYDLGKSQNMRELGQVSSFESVIDLLNNMIVSHLPSQHRVLIFDDCDALSPDCWSAMSKFIDRAPRHVVFVLVCSSLDVLPHTIISRCHKFFFPKLKDADIVHALQLIETREGLDIDKDAIKLIASRSDGSLRDAKMTLEQLSLLGRRISVQLVQELVGLISDEKLIELLDLALSADTVNTVKNLRQIIESGVEPLALMSQLATLITDILAGSFDLLKERSRRKFFRRQALSKEHKERLRQALKTLSEAEKQLRLSNDRLTWLTAALLQLAPDQQYMFPSSSTNTSFNDSPLVQSKASARERPWKSNVEHPEIPNNDRALSTHIARMEDIQAECCSDAYHNAKIRGNTTDCRRIAKSVIIPQQTFSLSADSNEISGRPVSNRVCNEVEEIWLEVLENIQIHSVKEFMYQEGKLISVSFGAAPTARLTFSSHLTKSKAEKYTTHILQAFESVLGSPVTIEIKCESKKVARNEIAEIAFHGGVRGNEHKDSNTQYDRRSLEGAWMGDAEASHKKSYIALFQERRQFGQMNESQSLVRSKVSLGHESQDAQGCAHQNGWLASNSVSIAEELEQDNLKLEARSRRLLCWNASRATRRKLSRSKIRTRKSQALLRFVSCGNCLSNKSLT